CGGTTTCGAAGTAGCCCGTCAGCTTGGCAAGGCCGGATTCACCGTCCTGCTCGGCGCGCGCAATCTCGATCTCGGTCGCAAAGCCGCCGGCATCCTCGAGTCCGAGGGCATTCACGCCCAGGCCATCGAACTCGACATCATCAACGCCGGCACTATTGAAGCGGCCGCGAAGACCATCTCGACGGAGTTCAAAAAGCTGGATGTCCTCGTAAACAACGCAGGCATCATTCTCCAGGGCGACGGTCTTCCCGGTGCGGCATCTCTCGACGCCGTCGAGACCACCTTCAAGACGAACTTCCTCGGCCCTGTCGCCGTTACCCAGGCAATGCTTCCCTTGCTTCGCGAGGCTCCAGCAGCTCGTATCGTCAACGTCTCCAGCGGCCTCGGCTCGATAAGCCAGAACAACGATCCCAACTGGCCCTACGCTCAGGTCAAATATCTCGGCTACAACGGCTCAAAAGCCGCGCTCAACATGTTCACCGTGCATCTCGCCTGGGAGC
This genomic window from Granulicella sibirica contains:
- a CDS encoding SDR family oxidoreductase codes for the protein MPDTTTKVALITGANKGIGFEVARQLGKAGFTVLLGARNLDLGRKAAGILESEGIHAQAIELDIINAGTIEAAAKTISTEFKKLDVLVNNAGIILQGDGLPGAASLDAVETTFKTNFLGPVAVTQAMLPLLREAPAARIVNVSSGLGSISQNNDPNWPYAQVKYLGYNGSKAALNMFTVHLAWELRDTNIKVNSADPGYTATDLNQNRGHQTIEEGAAETVRLALLPPDGPTGSFSDNAGSVPW